In one window of Erythrolamprus reginae isolate rEryReg1 chromosome 1, rEryReg1.hap1, whole genome shotgun sequence DNA:
- the DUSP14 gene encoding dual specificity protein phosphatase 14, which produces MTARRHYTLPRTLLTPRFYSEGTMSGIAQITPFLYLSKGSVASNRQLLLSRGITCIINATVELPNLNFPDFEYVRVPVADIPSAPISLYFDSVADKIQSVARKNGVTLVHCAAGVSRSATLCIAYLMKYQNVTLYEAYNWVKSRRPVIRPNVGFWRQLIEYEWELYGRNSVKMVQTPYGTMPDVYARVGRVFMPYWGI; this is translated from the coding sequence ATGACGGCGCGAAGACACTACACGCTCCCCCGAACTCTCTTAACACCTCGCTTTTACTCCGAAGGGACGATGTCGGGCATTGCCCAGATAACCCCCTTCCTGTACCTCAGCAAAGGCAGCGTCGCCTCCAACCGCCAGCTGCTCTTGTCTCGCGGGATCACCTGCATCATCAACGCCACCGTCGAACTCCCAAACCTCAACTTCCCCGACTTTGAGTACGTCCGTGTGCCCGTGGCCGATATACCCAGCGCGCCGATTTCTCTTTACTTCGACAGCGTGGCGGACAAGATCCAGAGCGTGGCCCGGAAGAACGGCGTGACTTTGGTCCACTGTGCGGCCGGGGTGAGCCGATCGGCCACGCTGTGCATCGCCTACCTGATGAAGTACCAAAACGTCACCCTGTACGAGGCCTACAACTGGGTGAAATCGAGGCGCCCGGTCATACGGCCGAACGTGGGTTTCTGGAGGCAGCTGATAGAGTATGAATGGGAGCTGTATGGCCGGAACAGCGTGAAAATGGTGCAAACTCCTTATGGGACGATGCCCGATGTTTACGCCAGGGTAGGGAGGGTCTTCATGCCTTACTGGGGGATCTGA